ATGAAATGAATGTCAAAAGAAAAGTTTGAAAGAACGAAACCCCATGTTAATATTGGTACTATTGGTCACGTAGACCACGGTAAGACAACTACAACTGCAGCTATTACAAAAGTGTTAGCTGGAGGAGGAGAAGGTTCCTCAAATTTCGAGGATATCGATAATGCTCCTGAGGAAAAGGAAAGAGGTATTACAATTGCAACTTCTCA
The sequence above is a segment of the Selenihalanaerobacter shriftii genome. Coding sequences within it:
- a CDS encoding GTP-binding protein, translating into MSKEKFERTKPHVNIGTIGHVDHGKTTTTAAITKVLAGGGEGSSNFEDIDNAPEEKERGITIATSHVEYETANRHYAHVDCPGHADYVKNMITGAAQMDGALMVVSAADGPMPQTR